A region from the Natronoarchaeum mannanilyticum genome encodes:
- a CDS encoding DHH family phosphoesterase, whose translation MVTRLVLGSGAVCQALVDRTAENGRSLHIVTDDAGRTDTLRGDNRRVTETDPADPEELEAAQPTADVVFVGSDEPSQNAAIARAARTVYPGAMIVAYTGYRPTDADRRRIERHADRLIDPGVATASRVLNVVSGETGERTRKLRRTLRDVDGPLAVVAHDNPDPDAIASALALARLADAIGVDAQACYYGEITHQENRALVNLLDLDLRQLDADDPDHLEEFAGFALVDHSRAGVNDQLPEDLPIDVVVDHHPPRGPVDAEFVDIRSTVGATSTLLTEYFAEFGVEIDETVATALLYGIRIDTWDFTREVAQSDFEAAGTLVPHADVGLLERVESPSISGDTLETVAAAIRNRERKGSILTSFVGELSDRDALAQAADRLLDMEGVTTTVVFGLLDGVVYASARAQGSELDLGETLRLAYNRIGSAGGHTDMAGAQIPVGMLATADEDGEATNDAIESVLRERFFDALRERPFELPNEYLSAVSEFEFPLRSEDGHEELAPEGSVGADAPSERTPPDGESERGDE comes from the coding sequence ATGGTCACCCGGCTCGTCCTGGGGAGCGGCGCCGTCTGCCAGGCGCTCGTCGATCGGACCGCCGAGAACGGTCGCTCTCTGCACATCGTAACGGACGACGCCGGCCGAACGGACACGCTCCGGGGTGACAACCGACGCGTCACGGAAACCGATCCGGCCGATCCGGAGGAACTCGAAGCGGCCCAGCCGACCGCCGACGTGGTGTTCGTCGGCAGTGACGAACCGAGTCAAAACGCCGCCATCGCGCGGGCGGCCCGTACCGTCTACCCCGGCGCGATGATCGTCGCGTACACGGGCTACCGACCGACCGACGCCGACCGCCGGCGGATCGAGCGCCACGCCGACCGGCTGATCGACCCTGGCGTCGCCACCGCCTCGCGCGTGCTCAACGTCGTGTCCGGCGAGACGGGCGAGCGAACCCGGAAGCTCAGGCGCACGCTACGCGACGTCGACGGGCCGCTCGCCGTCGTCGCCCACGACAACCCCGATCCGGACGCCATCGCCAGCGCGCTGGCGCTGGCCCGCCTGGCCGACGCGATCGGCGTCGACGCCCAGGCCTGTTACTACGGAGAGATCACCCACCAGGAGAACCGCGCGCTGGTCAACCTGCTCGATCTGGACCTGCGCCAACTCGACGCCGACGACCCCGACCACTTAGAGGAGTTTGCGGGGTTCGCGCTGGTCGATCACAGCCGGGCGGGCGTCAACGACCAGCTTCCCGAGGATCTGCCGATCGACGTCGTCGTCGACCACCACCCGCCGCGAGGGCCGGTCGACGCGGAGTTCGTCGACATCCGAAGCACCGTCGGGGCGACGAGCACGCTCCTGACGGAGTACTTCGCGGAGTTCGGCGTCGAGATCGACGAGACGGTCGCGACGGCGCTGCTGTACGGCATCCGTATCGACACCTGGGACTTCACCCGGGAGGTCGCCCAGTCGGACTTCGAGGCCGCCGGGACGCTCGTTCCCCACGCCGACGTCGGACTGTTGGAGCGCGTCGAGTCGCCGAGCATCTCGGGCGATACCCTGGAAACCGTCGCCGCCGCGATCAGGAACCGCGAGCGGAAGGGCTCGATACTGACGAGCTTCGTCGGAGAGCTGTCGGATCGCGACGCGCTGGCCCAGGCGGCCGACAGGCTGCTCGACATGGAGGGCGTGACGACGACGGTCGTGTTCGGGCTGCTCGACGGCGTCGTGTACGCCTCCGCGCGGGCGCAGGGTTCGGAGCTCGACCTCGGCGAGACGCTCCGGCTCGCCTACAACAGGATCGGGAGCGCCGGCGGCCACACCGACATGGCCGGCGCGCAGATCCCCGTCGGGATGCTGGCGACCGCCGACGAGGACGGCGAGGCGACCAACGACGCGATCGAGTCCGTGCTCAGAGAACGCTTTTTCGACGCGCTGCGCGAACGCCCGTTCGAGCTGCCCAACGAGTACCTCTCGGCGGTCTCGGAGTTCGAGTTCCCGCTGCGGTCCGAAGACGGCCACGAGGAGCTCGCGCCCGAAGGATCGGTGGGGGCGGACGCGCCGTCGGAGCGCACGCCGCCGGACGGCGAGAGCGAACGCGGCGACGAGTGA
- a CDS encoding NADH-quinone oxidoreductase subunit N translates to MAEVAISDPDTYKVLAPLLLLVGAAMLAFLIDSVDPDSTNYRLVAGTSIAGTLAALGVTIWYIAIGVGVAGDPEEAGVQGLFELFGGSLIVDQMALLFVAVVTSVTALVLVASYDYLEDQPHAGEFYSLVLLAATGMATMAMADSFVTAFIALELASLPSFALVAFLKDNRGSVEAGLKYFLIGALSSAIFLYGISLVYVSTGRLQFGEIATSVAEGGFDQGIFAIGVLMIVGGLAYKTASVPFHFWAPEAYEGAPAPISAFLSSASKAAGFVLAFRVFVEAFPIASVANGIEWMLVFQVLAVVTMVLGNFAAAVQDNVKRMLAYSSIGHAGYALIGLAALTGGGAYNDFVLGSAMLHLLVYGFMNTGAFLFIALAEHWEVGRTFEDFNGLATKAPVASLAMTVFLFNLAGLPIGAGFISKYFLFGSAVTNGIWWLAAVGAITSALSLYYYSRLAKAMWIEDPADDLRIESQPVGLYTAVIAAAVVTVALLVAFNPVVSTAVDAAGALLA, encoded by the coding sequence ATGGCAGAAGTAGCTATCTCAGACCCCGACACGTACAAGGTGCTCGCCCCGCTGTTGCTGCTGGTCGGGGCCGCGATGCTCGCGTTCCTGATCGACAGCGTCGACCCCGACTCGACGAACTACCGGCTGGTCGCCGGCACGTCGATCGCCGGCACGCTCGCCGCGCTGGGCGTGACGATCTGGTACATCGCGATCGGCGTCGGCGTCGCCGGCGACCCCGAGGAGGCGGGCGTCCAGGGACTGTTCGAGCTGTTCGGTGGCTCGCTGATCGTCGACCAGATGGCGCTGCTGTTCGTCGCCGTGGTCACCAGCGTCACCGCGCTGGTGCTGGTGGCGAGTTACGACTACCTCGAGGACCAGCCCCACGCCGGCGAGTTCTACTCGCTGGTGCTGCTGGCCGCGACCGGGATGGCGACGATGGCGATGGCCGACAGCTTCGTCACGGCGTTCATCGCGCTGGAGCTGGCGAGCCTGCCGTCGTTCGCGCTGGTCGCGTTCCTCAAGGACAACCGCGGCAGCGTCGAAGCCGGGCTGAAGTACTTCCTGATCGGCGCGCTGTCGTCGGCGATCTTCCTCTACGGCATCAGCCTGGTGTACGTCTCGACCGGTCGACTCCAGTTCGGCGAGATCGCGACCTCGGTCGCCGAGGGCGGGTTCGACCAGGGCATCTTCGCCATCGGCGTGCTGATGATCGTCGGCGGACTCGCCTACAAGACCGCCTCCGTCCCGTTCCACTTCTGGGCGCCGGAGGCCTACGAGGGCGCGCCCGCGCCGATCAGCGCCTTCCTCTCCTCGGCGTCGAAGGCCGCCGGCTTCGTGCTGGCGTTCCGCGTGTTCGTCGAGGCGTTCCCGATCGCGTCGGTCGCGAACGGGATCGAGTGGATGCTCGTGTTCCAGGTGCTGGCCGTCGTGACGATGGTGCTCGGTAACTTCGCCGCGGCCGTCCAGGACAACGTCAAGCGGATGCTGGCGTACTCCTCGATCGGCCACGCGGGTTACGCGCTGATCGGACTCGCCGCGCTGACCGGCGGCGGCGCGTACAACGACTTCGTGCTCGGGAGCGCGATGCTCCACCTGCTGGTGTACGGCTTCATGAACACCGGCGCGTTCCTGTTCATCGCGCTGGCCGAACACTGGGAAGTCGGTCGCACGTTCGAGGACTTCAACGGGCTGGCGACGAAGGCGCCGGTCGCCTCGCTGGCGATGACGGTGTTCCTCTTCAACCTCGCCGGCCTGCCGATCGGCGCCGGGTTCATCAGCAAGTACTTCCTGTTCGGTTCGGCGGTCACGAACGGGATCTGGTGGCTCGCCGCCGTCGGCGCGATCACCAGCGCGCTGTCGCTGTACTACTACTCGCGGCTGGCCAAGGCGATGTGGATCGAGGATCCGGCCGACGACCTCCGGATCGAGAGCCAGCCCGTCGGGCTGTACACCGCCGTGATCGCCGCGGCGGTCGTCACCGTCGCGCTGCTGGTCGCGTTCAACCCCGTCGTCTCGACGGCCGTCGACGCCGCCGGCGCGCTGCTGGCCTGA
- a CDS encoding NuoM family protein, producing the protein MMIEALIAVCLVGAAAAFLAPDRYAGRLAFGVSLLPLVGSLFMYSQFDASGNALLASSENVAFYTRTTWIEVGELFRLDWHVGLDGISMPLLALTTILTSLAIVSAWTPIDERQSQFYGLVLFMEAALIGVFAALDFFVWFVFWEAVLIPMYFLIGVWGGPRRKYAAIKFFVYTNIASLVMFIGYVALVIGLGIDTFDMADVAQALVVDGAAPDAFPGVSADALKTAVFFAMFAGFAVKVPVVPVHTWLPDAHVEAPTPVSVLLAGVLLKMGTYALLRFNFTMLADIAAEFAWLLAGLAVVSVIYGAMLALAQQDLKRIVAYSSVSSMGYVILGLVAYTVYGVGGATFQMVSHGLISGLMFMAVGVIYNTTHTRMVGDMSGLADRMPITTGIFLAGAFGYMGLPLMSGFAAEFYVFAGAFGATESIGTFAPVFTALAMFGIVIVAGYLLFAMQRTLFGPFSLETDYEVTRAPFHDVAPLFALLGLVILLGVAPEIAFEMIRDAVGAIPAVGGA; encoded by the coding sequence ATGATGATCGAAGCGCTCATCGCAGTCTGTCTGGTCGGCGCGGCCGCGGCGTTCCTGGCGCCCGATAGGTACGCCGGCCGCCTGGCCTTCGGAGTGAGCCTGCTCCCGCTGGTCGGGAGCCTGTTCATGTACAGCCAGTTCGACGCCAGCGGGAACGCCCTGCTCGCGTCGTCCGAGAACGTCGCGTTCTACACGCGCACGACCTGGATCGAGGTGGGCGAGCTGTTCCGGCTCGACTGGCACGTCGGGCTGGACGGCATCAGCATGCCGCTGCTCGCGCTCACGACGATCCTGACGAGCCTGGCGATCGTCAGCGCCTGGACGCCGATCGACGAGCGCCAGTCCCAGTTCTACGGGCTGGTGCTGTTCATGGAGGCCGCGCTGATCGGCGTGTTCGCCGCGCTGGACTTCTTCGTCTGGTTCGTCTTCTGGGAGGCCGTCCTGATCCCGATGTACTTCCTCATCGGCGTCTGGGGCGGCCCGCGCCGGAAGTACGCCGCGATCAAGTTCTTCGTCTACACGAACATCGCGTCGCTGGTGATGTTCATCGGCTACGTCGCGCTGGTGATCGGCCTCGGCATCGACACGTTCGACATGGCCGACGTCGCGCAGGCGCTGGTCGTCGACGGCGCCGCGCCCGACGCCTTCCCGGGCGTCTCCGCGGACGCGCTCAAGACGGCCGTCTTCTTCGCGATGTTCGCCGGGTTCGCGGTGAAGGTGCCCGTCGTCCCGGTCCACACGTGGCTGCCCGACGCCCACGTCGAGGCGCCGACGCCGGTGTCGGTGCTGCTGGCGGGCGTCCTCCTGAAGATGGGGACGTACGCCCTGCTCCGATTTAACTTCACGATGCTCGCCGACATCGCCGCCGAGTTCGCCTGGCTGCTGGCCGGGCTCGCGGTGGTGTCGGTGATCTACGGGGCGATGCTGGCGCTGGCCCAGCAGGACCTCAAGCGGATCGTTGCGTACTCCTCCGTGTCGTCGATGGGGTACGTGATTCTGGGACTGGTCGCCTACACCGTCTACGGCGTCGGCGGCGCGACGTTCCAGATGGTCAGCCACGGTCTGATCTCCGGGCTGATGTTCATGGCGGTCGGCGTCATCTACAACACGACCCACACCCGGATGGTCGGCGACATGTCCGGGCTCGCCGACCGGATGCCGATCACGACAGGCATCTTCCTCGCGGGCGCCTTCGGCTACATGGGCCTGCCGCTGATGAGCGGGTTCGCGGCCGAGTTCTACGTGTTCGCGGGCGCGTTCGGCGCCACCGAGTCGATCGGAACGTTCGCGCCGGTCTTTACCGCGCTGGCAATGTTCGGCATCGTCATCGTGGCGGGCTACCTGCTGTTCGCGATGCAGCGGACCCTGTTCGGGCCCTTTAGCCTGGAGACGGACTACGAGGTGACGCGGGCGCCGTTCCACGACGTCGCGCCGCTCTTTGCCCTGCTCGGACTCGTCATCCTGCTGGGCGTCGCGCCCGAGATCGCGTTCGAGATGATCCGTGACGCCGTCGGGGCGATCCCGGCGGTGGGAGGTGCATAA
- the nuoL gene encoding NADH-quinone oxidoreductase subunit L, whose amino-acid sequence MAYEYVPAIAALPFVSFLLALVAGKYMPKGGAFGGIAATAGSLILSVLTLVQVRSNGSYQETLYTWVDADPQLTFGILIDPLSSLMLVIVSLVALLVHVFSLGYMNDEGETGLPRYYAGLGLFTFSMLSFVFADNLLMAFMFFELVGLCSFLLIGFHFRTESAPSAAKKAFLVTRFGDYFFLIGVVGILATFGTTQFAGAESFPALAEQALNGEYQPETFLNFDVQTWFTILGLLVLGGVVGKSAQFPLHTWLPDAMEGPTPVSALIHAATMVAAGVYLVARMYGFYALSPTALAIIAFVGGFTALFAATMGVVKNELKQVLAYSTISQYGYMMLALGSGGYVAAVFHLMTHAFFKALLFLGAGSVIIAMHHNEDMWDMGGLKDKMPVTYATFLAGSLALAGIFPFSGFWSKDEVLYEALVHGLESPLLLAAWAMGLLAVFFTGFYTFRMVFLTFHGEPRSDTARDPHGVRWNVKGPLAVLGTLAVVAGFVNMVPVQKVLDIEGIDFLHGWLDSQTGEFSALSAHHYGGLIPYSSGTLFGSEVATVLVSAGLSLGLALAGVGLAYFLYNVSRPEPHTENLGSVREILFSNYYLDEFQVWLAEGVTLPAARSADTFDQGVVDGVVNGASSVSLFSGERVRRIQTGIVTNYAALLALSLVVLVVAFGLAGGWLL is encoded by the coding sequence ATGGCTTACGAATACGTTCCGGCGATCGCCGCGCTTCCGTTCGTATCGTTCCTGCTCGCGCTGGTCGCGGGCAAGTATATGCCCAAAGGCGGCGCGTTCGGGGGGATCGCCGCCACGGCCGGGTCGCTGATCCTGTCGGTCCTGACGCTCGTTCAGGTCCGGAGCAACGGGTCCTACCAGGAGACGCTGTACACGTGGGTTGACGCCGATCCGCAGCTCACGTTCGGCATCCTGATCGATCCGCTGTCCTCGCTGATGCTGGTGATCGTCTCGCTGGTCGCGCTGCTGGTCCACGTGTTCAGCTTGGGCTACATGAACGACGAGGGCGAGACGGGTCTGCCCCGGTACTACGCCGGACTTGGGCTGTTCACGTTCAGCATGCTCTCGTTCGTGTTCGCCGACAACCTGCTGATGGCGTTCATGTTCTTCGAGCTGGTGGGCCTGTGCTCGTTCCTGCTGATCGGGTTCCACTTCCGCACGGAGAGCGCGCCGTCGGCGGCGAAGAAGGCGTTCCTGGTCACCCGCTTCGGTGACTACTTCTTCCTGATCGGCGTCGTCGGCATCCTCGCGACGTTCGGCACGACGCAGTTCGCGGGCGCGGAGTCGTTCCCCGCGCTCGCCGAGCAGGCGCTCAACGGCGAATACCAACCGGAGACGTTCCTCAACTTCGACGTCCAGACGTGGTTCACGATCCTCGGACTGCTGGTGCTGGGCGGCGTCGTCGGCAAGTCCGCGCAGTTCCCGCTCCACACCTGGCTCCCCGACGCGATGGAGGGCCCGACGCCCGTCTCCGCGCTGATCCACGCCGCGACGATGGTCGCGGCCGGCGTCTACCTGGTCGCGCGGATGTACGGCTTCTACGCGCTCTCGCCGACCGCGCTGGCGATCATCGCGTTCGTCGGCGGCTTCACCGCGCTGTTCGCGGCGACGATGGGCGTCGTCAAGAACGAGCTCAAACAGGTGCTGGCGTACTCGACGATCTCGCAGTACGGCTACATGATGCTCGCGCTGGGGTCGGGCGGCTACGTCGCCGCGGTCTTCCACCTGATGACCCACGCGTTCTTCAAGGCGCTGCTGTTCCTCGGCGCCGGGTCGGTGATCATCGCGATGCACCACAACGAGGACATGTGGGACATGGGCGGACTCAAGGACAAGATGCCCGTGACCTACGCGACGTTCCTCGCCGGCTCGCTGGCGCTCGCGGGCATCTTCCCGTTCTCGGGCTTCTGGTCGAAGGACGAGGTGCTCTACGAGGCGCTCGTCCACGGCCTGGAGAGCCCGCTCCTGCTCGCTGCGTGGGCGATGGGCCTGCTCGCGGTGTTCTTCACCGGGTTCTACACCTTCCGGATGGTGTTCCTCACGTTCCACGGCGAGCCTCGCTCGGACACGGCGCGCGACCCCCACGGCGTTCGCTGGAACGTCAAGGGGCCGCTGGCCGTGCTCGGGACGCTGGCGGTCGTCGCCGGCTTCGTCAACATGGTGCCGGTCCAGAAGGTGCTGGACATCGAGGGGATCGACTTCCTGCACGGCTGGCTCGACAGCCAGACGGGCGAGTTCTCGGCGCTGTCGGCCCACCACTACGGCGGCCTGATCCCCTACTCGTCGGGGACGCTGTTCGGCTCCGAGGTGGCGACGGTGCTCGTCTCGGCCGGCCTGTCGCTGGGCCTCGCGCTCGCCGGCGTCGGGCTGGCGTACTTCCTGTACAACGTCTCGCGACCCGAGCCCCACACGGAGAACCTCGGATCGGTGCGCGAGATCCTGTTCAGCAACTACTACCTGGACGAGTTCCAGGTGTGGCTCGCCGAGGGCGTGACGCTGCCCGCGGCTCGCAGCGCTGACACGTTCGACCAGGGCGTCGTCGACGGCGTCGTCAACGGCGCCAGCAGCGTCAGCCTGTTCAGCGGCGAACGGGTGCGACGCATCCAGACCGGCATCGTGACGAACTACGCGGCGCTGCTCGCGCTGAGCCTCGTCGTGCTTGTGGTTGCCTTCGGCCTCGCCGGAGGGTGGTTACTATGA
- the nuoK gene encoding NADH-quinone oxidoreductase subunit NuoK yields the protein MTVPMNYYLVLSAAVFCIGLFGILTRRNALMFLISVELMLNAANINLIAFSYFHGNLTGQVFALFTIGLAAAEVAIGIGIILVLVRNFRDVDVRKATTMRW from the coding sequence ATGACGGTCCCGATGAACTACTACCTGGTGCTGTCGGCCGCGGTGTTTTGCATCGGGCTGTTCGGCATCCTCACGCGACGGAACGCGCTGATGTTCCTGATCTCCGTCGAGTTGATGCTCAACGCCGCGAACATCAACCTGATCGCGTTCTCGTACTTCCACGGGAACCTCACCGGGCAGGTGTTCGCCCTGTTCACGATCGGACTCGCCGCCGCGGAGGTCGCCATCGGCATCGGGATCATCCTGGTGCTGGTGCGGAACTTCCGCGACGTGGACGTTCGGAAGGCTACGACAATGAGGTGGTAA
- a CDS encoding proton-conducting membrane transporter has product MTKPEFDVGSHLLPGLVAVALFAVMATVFLTAGFADPAGFGDASVMEAIGFALLNVDVADGVPVEGFLVAFILIAVALDAALDGAIMLARREEDDDLTSALKTDGGDDRTGRGEDR; this is encoded by the coding sequence GTGACAAAGCCCGAGTTCGACGTCGGCTCGCACCTGCTTCCGGGCCTCGTCGCGGTGGCGCTGTTCGCCGTCATGGCGACGGTGTTTCTCACCGCCGGCTTCGCCGATCCCGCCGGGTTCGGCGACGCCTCCGTGATGGAGGCGATCGGCTTCGCGCTGCTGAACGTCGACGTCGCGGACGGCGTTCCGGTCGAAGGGTTCCTCGTCGCCTTTATCCTGATCGCGGTCGCGCTCGACGCCGCGCTCGACGGGGCGATCATGCTCGCGCGCCGCGAGGAAGACGACGACCTCACGTCGGCGCTGAAGACCGACGGGGGCGACGACCGCACCGGACGGGGTGAGGACCGATGA
- a CDS encoding NADH-quinone oxidoreductase subunit J encodes MALDYIAFALFALLTVGSSAGAVLVRDVWHAALFLGVALVSVAGFYIMLQAEFLAVIQILVYVGGVLILITFGVMLTRGRESDEEVMRHGS; translated from the coding sequence ATGGCACTTGATTACATCGCGTTCGCGCTGTTCGCGCTCCTGACCGTCGGGAGCAGCGCCGGGGCGGTGCTGGTACGTGACGTGTGGCACGCCGCACTGTTCCTCGGCGTCGCGCTGGTCAGCGTGGCGGGGTTCTACATCATGCTGCAAGCCGAGTTCCTTGCAGTGATCCAGATCCTCGTGTACGTCGGCGGCGTGTTGATCCTGATCACGTTCGGCGTGATGCTGACCCGCGGGCGCGAATCGGACGAGGAGGTGATGCGGCATGGTAGCTGA
- a CDS encoding AbrB/MazE/SpoVT family DNA-binding domain-containing protein yields MATDENETTVNESFAVTIPKTIREHLDLEPGDRLRWHADDNGDLVAEIVRERHGAASDLNPVDMGETDAVEVTDEYDWS; encoded by the coding sequence ATGGCGACGGACGAGAACGAAACCACGGTCAACGAAAGCTTCGCCGTGACTATTCCGAAGACTATCCGTGAGCACCTCGATTTGGAACCCGGCGATCGGCTTCGGTGGCACGCCGACGACAACGGCGACCTCGTGGCCGAAATCGTCCGCGAACGTCACGGAGCGGCGTCCGACCTCAATCCTGTCGACATGGGAGAAACGGACGCTGTAGAGGTAACAGACGAGTACGACTGGTCCTGA
- a CDS encoding type II toxin-antitoxin system VapC family toxin, whose protein sequence is MADAIVDSNVIFAFRSAQDQYHDQAATIVEAMDTGSLPRGVVTNYTLPEILNPLSKRAGHDRAVETLTFLEESRGFRIRHLAREDLARGRTVFRRHEGVEITDAILVAHMRRTETEFVYSFDDDFDRFDEITRLTTAENPYEQ, encoded by the coding sequence ATGGCCGACGCTATCGTCGACTCTAACGTCATCTTTGCGTTCCGGAGTGCTCAGGATCAGTATCACGATCAAGCAGCGACGATCGTCGAAGCGATGGACACTGGTAGCCTCCCGAGAGGCGTAGTGACGAACTACACCTTGCCGGAAATTCTCAACCCCCTCTCGAAGCGTGCCGGTCACGACCGCGCCGTGGAGACCCTGACATTTCTCGAAGAGAGTCGCGGTTTCCGGATACGTCATCTCGCGCGTGAGGACTTGGCTCGCGGTCGAACCGTGTTTCGGCGTCACGAGGGAGTCGAAATAACCGATGCGATCCTCGTCGCACACATGCGACGGACCGAGACGGAGTTCGTTTACAGCTTCGACGACGACTTCGATCGGTTCGACGAGATCACCCGGTTGACGACGGCGGAAAACCCGTACGAACAATAA
- a CDS encoding NuoI/complex I 23 kDa subunit family protein translates to MIGLLKSMATTMKHALDGNTFTVEYPEEAPEVSPRFRGVHKFSQERCIWCRQCENVCPNDTIQIVTDEQRNGEQYNLHIGQCIYCRLCEEVCPVDAILLTQNFEFTGDTKDDLVYNKEQLKSVPWYKDIDPLNSREPDRDAWIGEGEGEVDYQ, encoded by the coding sequence ATGATCGGACTCCTCAAATCGATGGCGACGACGATGAAGCACGCGCTCGACGGCAACACGTTCACCGTCGAGTACCCCGAAGAAGCGCCCGAAGTGTCGCCGCGGTTCCGCGGCGTCCACAAGTTCAGCCAGGAGCGGTGCATCTGGTGTCGGCAGTGCGAGAACGTCTGCCCGAACGACACGATCCAGATCGTCACCGACGAGCAGCGCAACGGCGAGCAGTACAACCTCCACATCGGCCAGTGTATCTACTGCCGGCTGTGCGAGGAGGTCTGCCCCGTCGACGCGATCCTGCTGACCCAGAACTTCGAGTTCACGGGCGACACAAAGGACGACCTGGTGTACAACAAGGAGCAGCTCAAGTCGGTGCCGTGGTACAAAGACATCGACCCGCTGAACTCGCGCGAACCCGACCGGGACGCCTGGATCGGGGAAGGCGAAGGCGAAGTCGACTACCAGTAA
- a CDS encoding complex I subunit 1 family protein, protein MTAPLQSAMMPEQLANWLGLDAYGGAGTFVAGIIASALIATLMLTNAALAGPWAKRKITAAFTDRIAVNRHGPFGLLIIVADAVRLMSKELIVPEGADRPAYDIGPILIAFSALFAFAVIPFGTLGGINFQIADPEIGLVFVFAIASIASVGLVMCGYASNNKYSLLGGLRAVAQNIAYEIPLIVTAASVVIFSESLQMSTIVAAQTETLVTIAGISIPSWYAFVNPFAFVLFLTANLAEVGRNPFDTPEAPTEIVAGYQTEYSSIYFVLIYLGEFVHIFLGGAIVAVVFLGGPAGPVLPGLVWMLIKMWAVFLFTQWARSAIPRVRIDQLIEIGWKGLLVLSFANLVLTAVIVGVLTL, encoded by the coding sequence ATGACGGCGCCGCTCCAGTCGGCGATGATGCCCGAGCAGCTGGCGAACTGGCTCGGCCTCGACGCCTACGGCGGCGCCGGGACGTTCGTCGCCGGCATCATCGCCTCGGCGCTGATCGCGACGCTGATGCTGACCAACGCCGCGCTCGCCGGCCCGTGGGCCAAGCGGAAGATCACCGCCGCGTTCACCGACCGCATCGCCGTGAACCGCCACGGCCCGTTCGGCCTGCTGATCATCGTGGCCGACGCGGTTCGGCTGATGTCCAAGGAGCTGATCGTCCCCGAGGGCGCCGATCGCCCGGCCTACGACATCGGGCCGATCCTCATCGCGTTCTCGGCGCTGTTCGCCTTCGCGGTGATCCCCTTCGGCACGCTGGGCGGCATCAACTTCCAGATCGCCGACCCCGAGATCGGGCTGGTGTTCGTGTTCGCGATCGCCTCGATCGCGAGCGTCGGCCTGGTGATGTGCGGCTACGCCTCGAACAACAAGTACTCGCTGCTGGGCGGGCTGCGCGCGGTCGCGCAGAACATCGCCTACGAGATCCCGCTGATCGTCACCGCGGCGTCGGTGGTCATCTTCTCGGAGTCGCTCCAGATGAGCACGATCGTCGCGGCCCAGACCGAGACGCTCGTCACGATCGCCGGCATCTCGATCCCGTCGTGGTACGCGTTCGTCAACCCGTTCGCGTTCGTGCTGTTCCTGACGGCGAACCTCGCGGAAGTCGGGCGGAACCCGTTCGACACGCCCGAGGCGCCGACGGAGATCGTCGCCGGCTATCAGACGGAGTACTCCTCGATCTACTTCGTGCTGATCTACCTCGGCGAGTTCGTCCACATCTTCCTGGGCGGCGCCATCGTCGCGGTCGTCTTCCTCGGCGGCCCCGCCGGACCGGTGCTGCCCGGACTGGTGTGGATGCTGATCAAGATGTGGGCCGTGTTCCTGTTCACCCAGTGGGCGCGGTCGGCGATTCCGCGGGTCCGCATCGATCAGCTCATCGAGATCGGCTGGAAGGGCCTGCTGGTCCTTTCGTTCGCTAATCTGGTGCTCACGGCCGTAATCGTGGGGGTGCTAACGCTATGA